TGGCAGATAGAATAGTGAATCTGCCTGTTTGTTTGGTAAACGTCATCGACAAATTTGAACTTTGGGGTGAAGGACTGCTAGAAGGAGTCAACAGCACCTGGAGGTAAGGTTCTGTTACAGAGCCCTTGTTTTGCCCTCACTGGCTACGTTGATTCATTGTGGCTCATGGATTTGCCTCCGTTCAGCACGCCAGAGACGCTTCTGCTCTTGGTTGGGGTCCCGCTTCCAGACCGGGAGAGCTCCGTGAGATCGTGCAGCGACGGCTCCTTGTACATGGCCACTGCAAAGCACAGACAGGTGGTGTGAAAGGCCTCTGAATGGGCACGGCACACTGGTCCTCAACTTGTCCTCTGCTTACTGGGCTTCCGTGCTTGAGGCCAAACATGAAAAATGCTGCTTTCAAGGGCCCAGGAGAGAGCGGACTGGACCAGATTAAGCCAAATCCAGTCTTGATACAGTAGTGTGTAAAGAATTCTAAGGCCTAATTTCCATCACTTATGGTTATATATATGAGAGGACTGATGAAAAATGCATTTCATAAAGCTCTTagatgtgtataactgaatcactatgctctacatcggaaagtaacacaacatcgtaaatcgactatacttcaataaaaataataaatgaataaaataaaataaagctcttAGAAATTTATATATGATGAACAGCATGCAGGGCGAGCCAAATATgaaaatttaagacattttttaaCACTGATTTCTCTCCTACTTTAAGATGAAACTCTCCAAGAGTCTAAGAATTAGCATAATTCTTAGTGCTAATCAAtggtaaatattgtgctgtaaAAAACAGTCCTAGCTTACACTTATGGAGTACTTACCACACGCCAGATACAGTTGTAGGAACTTCACTTGCATTATCTCATTGGATCCCCATAAGAATCCTATGACGCAGGTACTTTTATCCATATTTTACAGATAGGGGACTGGAGGCACCCACAGGTCAATACTCTGCCCAAGACCATCCGGTGAGTAAAGGgggaagctgggatttgaatccaagtgATCCGGCTCCAGCAAATGTGTAGTTAACAGTGCTATGTCGTTTTGCCTGGGCAATCTGCCCCTGCTCTAAACCCCTATTCTAACCTCAGGCCGGCTTGCTCTGCTCCACCTGTATTTTCTAACCATCCTCCACCATATCTCACTACTTCCAACATCCCTATCTCTTGCAGCCCATCTCTACCCCTTCCCCTTTCTAATTTGCTTCTAACCCACTAATAATGACCAGAAAACCAAACCTATGAATGGAAATTGTTGGGACAATACCGTTGGATCCTTAGAGAGGGTCCAAGGAGTCTTCTGATAAGTGTTAAGTGTGCACACATTTTCGCACCTGTGTTTCGGCCTGGGGACCATTTTGGCATCATTTGGGGTTCTTGGCTGTCCTGAGTTAGCAATTAAGCTACTTCCATACAAGGAAGGTGTTATCACATGTAGATGTactatggaaaaattaaaatcaggaGAGTAGATGCTGCTGTCAATGCTTTAATGTCTTGTAAGTGTAAAATGTTACTGAATTTTTGTATAAATGCCTTAATATGGAAGAATTATGTTCCACTTTCAAAAGCGTGATATAGGATTGATTTAACTACCAATACTCATTTGAGCCACATATCAAGTTATATGTGGTATAATATCAAGTTACCTTTCAGTGGCTTGGGCAGAAAGTGGGCTGCAGGCTTGTTCTTCTTCACATGGTTTCCTTTCATGATCTCTCCTTCTTTGTTCAGACCCAGATACCACCCTCGGCCTGACTGCTGCTGACGGTACATCATCGATGAATATGTCACGTAATAATTTTCAAACACCGATTCTTTGAATTTGCACTCAGGTGTGAAATGTTCCtacaagaaaagtaaataaacaaaagctcAACATTTATAGCTGTGAATTTCACGGAGGACCATGTGGTATTGCCCTTCAGGAGTTAAGGACATACTTTGTTAAAGTTTGTTATGACCAGTGTTCTATTTTAATAGCATAAACCAAGACTACATGTAACATTTCATGTGACGCTTTAGAAAAAGCCCTAAGTGCACGTGCTACTGATCAATGATTAGCTCTCTTTGTAATAAGGTAATGGAAAAATTAGAACCAGCCACATGAGTATAATGTCTTGGACAAATACAGCAGCCAAAGATCAAAAAGACAAACATAAAGCTGTCACATGGAGTTCTGTTCTCTCAGGATTAAATACGAAAAAATAAACATTCGATccttatattaattttcatagatCATCCAGTTTACTACAATTTTCAATTGCTTGAGGCTGAAATCTCTGTTACAGTGTGAAAATGCAGGCTGTCTATATATCTAAAGAGATGCTACAAAGAAAGACTTCCTTTTAGTTTTAGATAAaccaaattgattttttttcagatcattggaccttgactttaaaaaaaaaattccctcatCTTTCATCACCCCATCCTTGCCTTACAGTAACATTTACAAACAAATCAATACAGAAGCAAGAAATTTACATTAATTTACAAGCAGACATGAGAGAGCAGCCCAGGGGACTTTGAACCTTGGGATGTGATTTCCTGCTGTGTACTTGGCCATGTTTTCTTTGGGCTTGCCCATACAAATGAAGGCTTCCCGACCCAACAGACTgtttctgaaaacaaacaaaaccggAAAACCTTCTTTCAAATTTCGCGTATGTGTCCGTATGCAAGAAACAGCTATTTAAAATGACCATTTGTGAGCAAAATGAAATGAACAGCAGCTTTTAATCTCTAAGGAAAATGCTAACTGAGCTACATGTGACAGTGGCACCAAGAAAGCCATTAGATTTTTGCTATTTTGCTGAGATATTATCaggaataagtttttttttttcaaagccttGTCCCTTTATTCACTGCATACTTGTCCACCACTCATAAcgtttcaaacttttttttttaggagcaagttttgataaaactcaaaaataaaaccaccttgcaataaaaatattacaaGCTTTCTGGACACCAGTCTTTTCTGAACCATGCCTCCATGGTCCTACCTGCCTCCATTTTCACGTTAGATAGCATTCCAAGCAATGCACACTTTCTGTGCAGTGAGACCTGAAACACTCAGAGACTCACTACAGCAAAGAGACACAGAGTCCTCAAATGAGGCAGCCTTTTTTCTGAAAGTTAATtgaacacttctttttttctgggAATCCACAAAACCTGTTTTACTGAGTAATCTCACTGatccccccctcccccatctggCTTCCAGAATGCACAGATCAGAGTCATCTTCTAGGGTAATTTTCAGCCTAGGGCATACTTGGTAGATCCTCAGAAGATTCACACAAATCCAACCTACTCAAGAAGAAAAGTACGTCTAAGGCAACTACCACATGGTAGGAACCAAAGCCTTCTATTTCTGGGCTGTGAAAACTCCTCTTTGTAGGATTCTCAACACAGGGAGTGCCAAGGTATGCCTACAAAGACATGTGACTGAAAGTCTCCACGCTTCCTCTAGTGATGAGGACACTTGCATAGAGTGTTGGTTTCGCCTTGCCTACAACCTGACGTGGCATTCAAAATTCCCCACAACTGGGTCACTACCATGCCTTCAGGCGTACCCTCTACCATAGAATCCTGTGAACCTTTGTCCCTTTACCAACTCCACTCATGTCATCCTCGTATCTTTCTACCTACCAGTTTTCCTCATTCCTCAAGGTTGAGCTCAAATATGACCACCCCTGGAATCACAGATGATCTCTCCCAGTCAGCACTGATTGTACT
This Camelus bactrianus isolate YW-2024 breed Bactrian camel chromosome X, ASM4877302v1, whole genome shotgun sequence DNA region includes the following protein-coding sequences:
- the FGF13 gene encoding fibroblast growth factor 13 isoform X3 codes for the protein MSGKVTKPKEEKDASKEPQLKGIVTKLYSRQGYHLQLQADGTIDGTKDEDSTYTLFNLIPVGLRVVAIQGVQTKLYLAMNSEGYLYTSEHFTPECKFKESVFENYYVTYSSMMYRQQQSGRGWYLGLNKEGEIMKGNHVKKNKPAAHFLPKPLKVAMYKEPSLHDLTELSRSGSGTPTKSRSVSGVLNGGKSMSHNEST